One region of Oryza sativa Japonica Group chromosome 10, ASM3414082v1 genomic DNA includes:
- the LOC4348208 gene encoding pentatricopeptide repeat-containing protein MRL1, chloroplastic isoform X2 translates to MDASSSSSSTPHALTLLTSSPRFLHLPLCSPSPRRRHAGGGALLLRPPHRRRAEPGGVRHARRAPSCLLGGGGSAGAAVALGGSAVAAAAALLAAALQLVWLRWRGGDSPEEEEKHALYSGRLVPVACLRDGPVSKQKKAMNDHDDAKLIGWSISNLLSKENPENSTSANRAGLRGTKDVPDYLRRYNSLLIDGRLKDSVDLLESMEQKGLLDMNKIHHASFLNACKKQRAVPEAVRFCKLINNPKMSTFNMLLSVCANSQDFDGALQVMVLLKEAGLKPDCKLYTTLISTCAKCGKVDAMFEVFHEMVSAGIEPNVNTYSALIDGCAKAGQVAKAFGAYGIMSSKKVKPDRVVFNALISACGESGAVARAFDVLSEMTAEASESKGSKPILPDHVTVGALMKTCIQAGQADRAREVYKMLQEYNIKGTPEVYTIALRSCSLTGDLGFALKIYEDMNKIGVQPDEMFLSALVDVAGHARRADAAFEIMKDARAKGYQVGTIAYSSLMGACCNAKDWKKALQLFEEIKSIKLMPTVSMMNALITALCDGDQVLKSFEVLSEMKRLGVCPNMITYSVLFVACERNAEAQLGLDLFEQLKIDSIDLNPTIVGCLTGLCLQMFDNDLSLGNIVVTFNLGKPQIENKWTSSAIKVYREAISTGLLPSSDVLSQVLGCLRFPHDNTLTNTFIENMGISCDIPHHPNVNSLLEGFGEYDIRAFSILEEAASLGAVESISMKDTRILVDARKSKIYTAEVSVLTTLRSLKHRLAAGARLPNVTILLPTEKKQVGLDEREKTLKLAGRVGQAVGSLLRRLGIKYHGEESHGKMRINGLTLRRWFNPKLTSTSSTGTPADLLPLPSRLAKGIADQQRNIRNLSLE, encoded by the exons AtggacgcctcctcctcctcctcctcaacgcCCCACGCCCTCACCCTCCTCACCTCCTCCCCACGcttcctccacctccccctCTGCTCCccttccccccgccgccgccacgccggtgGTGGTGCGCTGCTCCTGCGCCCGCCGCATCGCCGCAGGGCGGAGCCCGGGGGAGTACGCCATGCTCGCCGCGCGCCGAGCTgcttgctcggcggcggcggttcggcgGGAGCCGCCGTGGCGTTGGGTGGGTCGGCGGTTGCCGCGGCGGctgcgctcctcgccgccgccttgcagCTTGTCTGGCTACGGTGGCGCGGCGGGGATTctcccgaggaggaggag AAGCATGCTCTATATTCAGGGCGATTGGTTCCAGTTGCATGCTTAAGGGATGGTCCTGTGAGTAAACAAAAGAAAGCAATGAATGACCATGATGATGCAAAGTTAATTGGCTGGAGTATTTCTAATTTACTGAGCAAGGAGAATCCAGAAAACTCTACTTCAGCAAATAGAGCTGGATTGAGGGGAACAAAGGACGTGCCAGATTACTTGAGGAGATACAATAGTTTGTTAATTGATGGAAG ATTGAAAGACTCTGTGGATCTATTGGAAAGCATGGAGCAAAAGGGATTGCTTGATATGAATAAG ATCCACCATGCTAGCTTTCTGAATGCCTGTAAGAAGCAAAGGGCTGTTCCGGAAGCTGTTCGTTTTTGCAAGTTGATCAATAACCCAAAAATGAGTACCTTCAATATGCTTTTATCTGTGTGCGCTAATTCGCAAGATTTTGATG GGGCTCTCCAAGTTATGGTGCTCCTAAAGGAAGCTGGGCTAAAACCTGATTGTAAACTTTACACAACACTTATATCGACTTGTGCCAAGTGTGGAAAAGTTGATGCTATGTTTGAG GTCTTCCATGAGATGGTCAGTGCTGGAATAGAGCCAAATGTTAACACATATAGTGCACTGATTGATGGCTGTGCAAAAGCTGGTCAAGTAGCAAAAGCATTTGGTGCTTATGGTATCATGAGTTCAAAG AAGGTGAAGCCAGATCGAGTTGTCTTTAATGCTTTGATCAGTGCATGCGGTGAATCTGGAGCGGTTGCTCGAGCTTTTGATGTTCTATCAGAAATGACAGCAGAAGCCTCTGAATCTAAAGGATCCAAACCGATTCTTCCTGATCATGTCACAGTTGGAGCTCTGATGAAGACATGTATTCAGGCTGGCCAG GCTGATCGAGCTCGTGAGGTATACAAAATGCTTCAGGAGTACAATATAAAGGGTACTCCAGAAGTTTACACAATAGCATTGAGAAGCTGTAGCTTGACTGGTGATTTAGGATTTGCTCTGAAGATCTATGAAGATATGAACAAGATTGGAGTACAACCTGATGAG ATGTTTCTGAGTGCTCTAGTTGATGTTGCTGGCCATGCTAGGAGGGCTGATGCTGCCTTTGAGATAATGAAAGATGCAAGAGCAAAGGGATATCAAGTTGGAACCATTGCATACAGTTCATTAATGGGTGCTTGCTGCAAT GCCAAGGACTGGAAAAAGGCATTGCAGCTATTTGAGGAGATCAAGTCAATCAAATTAATGCCAACCGTTTCAATGATGAATGCTCTGATCACCGCATTGT GTGATGGTGATCAAGTTTTGAAGTCTTTTGAGGTCCTTAGTGAGATGAAGAGATTAGGAGTCTGTCCAAATATGATAACCTATTCGGTGTTATTTGTGGCTTGTGAAAG GAATGCTGAAGCACAACTGGGTTTGGATCTATTTGAACAATTAAAAATAGACAGTATTGACCTCAATCCCACAATCGTTGGTTGTCTTACTG GCTTGTGTCTACAAATGTTCGACAATGATCTTTCACTGGGCAATATCGTTGTCACATTCAACTTAGGGAAACCACAGATTGAGAACAAATG GACCTCCTCAGCAATTAAGGTCTACCGTGAGGCAATTTCCACAGGACTATTACCCTCAAGTGATGTTTTGTCTCAAGTGTTGGGATGTTTAAGGTTTCCTCATGATAATACATTAACAAATACTTTCATTGAAAATATGGGAATAAGTTGTGATATTCCACATCATCCCAATGTGAATTCACTGTTGGAAGGTTTTGGTGAATACGACATTCGTGCCTTTTCAATACTGGAG GAAGCTGCTTCGTTAGGAGCAGTTGAAAGTATTTCCATGAAAGATACCCGTATTCTTGTTGATGCCCGAAAGTCAAAGATCTACACTGCGGAG gttTCAGTTCTTACAACATTGAGGTCTTTAAAGCATCGACTAGCTGCAG GCGCAAGGTTACCCAACGTGACAATATTATTACCCACAGAAAAGAAACAAGTCGGCCTTGATGAAAGGGAGAAGACACTTAAACTTGCTGGAAG AGTCGG
- the LOC4348208 gene encoding pentatricopeptide repeat-containing protein MRL1, chloroplastic isoform X1: MDASSSSSSTPHALTLLTSSPRFLHLPLCSPSPRRRHAGGGALLLRPPHRRRAEPGGVRHARRAPSCLLGGGGSAGAAVALGGSAVAAAAALLAAALQLVWLRWRGGDSPEEEEVSHEHDKRIVNNKALGTSTDLLDDSSYSSRRTHENVFSEPSVSGRMTVDRTDCQTDVFSGVDTVNNTTQVGSVISTYRSLDTFEGVYGPANTSSIEKVQDILPQSRSVSDGQHQSRHFANRRAQLGGLPHQFLSLSKQNEQTKNGQGPPDNKTDSEGANLLGCHQSDQGDYVDFTSLSSFKRINEHPLNFIPEAHASNLFEPRKASEFTNSYAGGSYLRAGRLVPVACLRDGPVSKQKKAMNDHDDAKLIGWSISNLLSKENPENSTSANRAGLRGTKDVPDYLRRYNSLLIDGRLKDSVDLLESMEQKGLLDMNKIHHASFLNACKKQRAVPEAVRFCKLINNPKMSTFNMLLSVCANSQDFDGALQVMVLLKEAGLKPDCKLYTTLISTCAKCGKVDAMFEVFHEMVSAGIEPNVNTYSALIDGCAKAGQVAKAFGAYGIMSSKKVKPDRVVFNALISACGESGAVARAFDVLSEMTAEASESKGSKPILPDHVTVGALMKTCIQAGQADRAREVYKMLQEYNIKGTPEVYTIALRSCSLTGDLGFALKIYEDMNKIGVQPDEMFLSALVDVAGHARRADAAFEIMKDARAKGYQVGTIAYSSLMGACCNAKDWKKALQLFEEIKSIKLMPTVSMMNALITALCDGDQVLKSFEVLSEMKRLGVCPNMITYSVLFVACERNAEAQLGLDLFEQLKIDSIDLNPTIVGCLTGLCLQMFDNDLSLGNIVVTFNLGKPQIENKWTSSAIKVYREAISTGLLPSSDVLSQVLGCLRFPHDNTLTNTFIENMGISCDIPHHPNVNSLLEGFGEYDIRAFSILEEAASLGAVESISMKDTRILVDARKSKIYTAEVSVLTTLRSLKHRLAAGARLPNVTILLPTEKKQVGLDEREKTLKLAGRVGQAVGSLLRRLGIKYHGEESHGKMRINGLTLRRWFNPKLTSTSSTGTPADLLPLPSRLAKGIADQQRNIRNLSLE; the protein is encoded by the exons AtggacgcctcctcctcctcctcctcaacgcCCCACGCCCTCACCCTCCTCACCTCCTCCCCACGcttcctccacctccccctCTGCTCCccttccccccgccgccgccacgccggtgGTGGTGCGCTGCTCCTGCGCCCGCCGCATCGCCGCAGGGCGGAGCCCGGGGGAGTACGCCATGCTCGCCGCGCGCCGAGCTgcttgctcggcggcggcggttcggcgGGAGCCGCCGTGGCGTTGGGTGGGTCGGCGGTTGCCGCGGCGGctgcgctcctcgccgccgccttgcagCTTGTCTGGCTACGGTGGCGCGGCGGGGATTctcccgaggaggaggag GTTTCACATGAACATGACAAAAGAATCGTAAATAATAAGGCCCTTGGCACATCGACAGACTTGTTAGATGACAGTAGCTATTCATCTCGAAGAACTCATGAAAATGTCTTTTCAGAGCCATCTGTTTCTGGAAGAATGACTGTGGATAGAACGGATTGCCAAACTGATGTTTTTTCTGGTGTAGATACTGTAAATAATACAACACAGGTTGGTTCTGTAATTAGTACTTACAGGTCGTTAGACACATTTGAAGGTGTTTATGGACCAGCAAACACAAGTTCCATAGAAAAGGTCCAAGATATTCTCCCACAATCGCGTTCTGTGTCTGATGGACAACATCAAAGCAGACATTTTGCTAACAGAAGGGCTCAGCTAGGTGGACTGCCTCATCAGTTTTTATCACTTTCAAAACAGAACGAGCAGACTAAAAATGGCCAAGGTCCTCCTGATAATAAAACAGATAGTGAGGGTGCCAATTTACTTGGATGCCATCAAAGTGATCAAGGAGACTATGTTGATTTTACGTCTCTTTCATCCTTCAAAAGAATCAACGAGCATCCACTGAATTTTATTCCTGAAGCCCATGCCAGCAATCTGTTTGAACCAAGAAAAGCATCCGAGTTCACAAATTCTTATGCAGGGGGCTCATATTTGAGAGCAG GGCGATTGGTTCCAGTTGCATGCTTAAGGGATGGTCCTGTGAGTAAACAAAAGAAAGCAATGAATGACCATGATGATGCAAAGTTAATTGGCTGGAGTATTTCTAATTTACTGAGCAAGGAGAATCCAGAAAACTCTACTTCAGCAAATAGAGCTGGATTGAGGGGAACAAAGGACGTGCCAGATTACTTGAGGAGATACAATAGTTTGTTAATTGATGGAAG ATTGAAAGACTCTGTGGATCTATTGGAAAGCATGGAGCAAAAGGGATTGCTTGATATGAATAAG ATCCACCATGCTAGCTTTCTGAATGCCTGTAAGAAGCAAAGGGCTGTTCCGGAAGCTGTTCGTTTTTGCAAGTTGATCAATAACCCAAAAATGAGTACCTTCAATATGCTTTTATCTGTGTGCGCTAATTCGCAAGATTTTGATG GGGCTCTCCAAGTTATGGTGCTCCTAAAGGAAGCTGGGCTAAAACCTGATTGTAAACTTTACACAACACTTATATCGACTTGTGCCAAGTGTGGAAAAGTTGATGCTATGTTTGAG GTCTTCCATGAGATGGTCAGTGCTGGAATAGAGCCAAATGTTAACACATATAGTGCACTGATTGATGGCTGTGCAAAAGCTGGTCAAGTAGCAAAAGCATTTGGTGCTTATGGTATCATGAGTTCAAAG AAGGTGAAGCCAGATCGAGTTGTCTTTAATGCTTTGATCAGTGCATGCGGTGAATCTGGAGCGGTTGCTCGAGCTTTTGATGTTCTATCAGAAATGACAGCAGAAGCCTCTGAATCTAAAGGATCCAAACCGATTCTTCCTGATCATGTCACAGTTGGAGCTCTGATGAAGACATGTATTCAGGCTGGCCAG GCTGATCGAGCTCGTGAGGTATACAAAATGCTTCAGGAGTACAATATAAAGGGTACTCCAGAAGTTTACACAATAGCATTGAGAAGCTGTAGCTTGACTGGTGATTTAGGATTTGCTCTGAAGATCTATGAAGATATGAACAAGATTGGAGTACAACCTGATGAG ATGTTTCTGAGTGCTCTAGTTGATGTTGCTGGCCATGCTAGGAGGGCTGATGCTGCCTTTGAGATAATGAAAGATGCAAGAGCAAAGGGATATCAAGTTGGAACCATTGCATACAGTTCATTAATGGGTGCTTGCTGCAAT GCCAAGGACTGGAAAAAGGCATTGCAGCTATTTGAGGAGATCAAGTCAATCAAATTAATGCCAACCGTTTCAATGATGAATGCTCTGATCACCGCATTGT GTGATGGTGATCAAGTTTTGAAGTCTTTTGAGGTCCTTAGTGAGATGAAGAGATTAGGAGTCTGTCCAAATATGATAACCTATTCGGTGTTATTTGTGGCTTGTGAAAG GAATGCTGAAGCACAACTGGGTTTGGATCTATTTGAACAATTAAAAATAGACAGTATTGACCTCAATCCCACAATCGTTGGTTGTCTTACTG GCTTGTGTCTACAAATGTTCGACAATGATCTTTCACTGGGCAATATCGTTGTCACATTCAACTTAGGGAAACCACAGATTGAGAACAAATG GACCTCCTCAGCAATTAAGGTCTACCGTGAGGCAATTTCCACAGGACTATTACCCTCAAGTGATGTTTTGTCTCAAGTGTTGGGATGTTTAAGGTTTCCTCATGATAATACATTAACAAATACTTTCATTGAAAATATGGGAATAAGTTGTGATATTCCACATCATCCCAATGTGAATTCACTGTTGGAAGGTTTTGGTGAATACGACATTCGTGCCTTTTCAATACTGGAG GAAGCTGCTTCGTTAGGAGCAGTTGAAAGTATTTCCATGAAAGATACCCGTATTCTTGTTGATGCCCGAAAGTCAAAGATCTACACTGCGGAG gttTCAGTTCTTACAACATTGAGGTCTTTAAAGCATCGACTAGCTGCAG GCGCAAGGTTACCCAACGTGACAATATTATTACCCACAGAAAAGAAACAAGTCGGCCTTGATGAAAGGGAGAAGACACTTAAACTTGCTGGAAG AGTCGG